Proteins encoded together in one bacterium window:
- a CDS encoding nucleotidyltransferase substrate binding protein produces MESLKLAHENLTSALERLNESIDHLEQCRKCESTKETMLTFMDNSKLERSLRDSLIQRFEFCTDLFWKYLKKYLELIVQITPDFNGPKPVIRAALKAGLLSETDAETLLKMIESRNMTSHIYKEEIADQISANIPMHYKIMHKYADSLMPQA; encoded by the coding sequence ATGGAAAGCTTAAAATTAGCTCATGAAAACTTAACCTCTGCATTAGAACGACTCAACGAATCAATCGACCATCTTGAACAATGCAGAAAGTGCGAATCAACAAAAGAAACAATGCTAACTTTTATGGATAATAGCAAACTAGAAAGATCTTTGCGTGATTCACTCATCCAACGATTTGAATTTTGTACCGACCTTTTTTGGAAATATTTAAAAAAATATCTCGAACTTATTGTCCAAATCACCCCAGACTTTAATGGCCCAAAACCAGTCATTCGAGCAGCACTCAAGGCAGGGCTTTTATCTGAGACCGACGCAGAAACGTTATTGAAAATGATTGAAAGTCGCAATATGACTTCCCATATTTATAAAGAAGAAATCGCTGATCAAATAAGCGCCAACATTCCCATGCACTACAAAATTATGCACAAATATGCCGATAGCCTCATGCCTCAGGCTTAG
- a CDS encoding type II secretion system F family protein, with the protein MLPGITLTFAVLIVSSIMIFIIPQFQELFSSTGKQLPPLTQNIIALSIFLRSPAGLIFLLSIPGFVLLTRLLLTMPLVKKMADWTVARTPFIRTIWLHSNLIYTFQMIAMLLKSGVSLSQALNVAQQASQHGEFKHQLELVNTTIMQGKSLEQALKQSGTRYFPDDVLAFVATGEQTGKLALMLDKMIVALQTQLSRSLHLLTIIANPLLLVIVGIIITILMLSIYLPIFNLANTL; encoded by the coding sequence TTGCTCCCTGGTATCACGTTAACGTTTGCCGTACTGATCGTCAGCAGTATTATGATTTTTATTATTCCCCAGTTCCAAGAGTTGTTTTCGTCAACCGGCAAGCAACTGCCACCACTCACACAAAATATCATTGCTCTCAGCATATTTTTACGCTCGCCCGCTGGTTTGATTTTTTTACTCAGCATTCCCGGCTTTGTTCTGCTCACACGTTTGTTGTTAACAATGCCACTGGTAAAAAAAATGGCTGACTGGACAGTAGCTCGCACGCCATTTATTCGTACCATCTGGCTGCATTCAAACTTAATTTATACCTTTCAAATGATCGCCATGCTACTCAAAAGTGGTGTATCGCTCAGCCAAGCACTCAACGTTGCCCAGCAAGCGAGCCAGCACGGCGAGTTTAAACATCAACTCGAACTAGTAAATACTACCATTATGCAAGGCAAATCGCTTGAACAAGCACTCAAGCAAAGCGGTACCAGATATTTTCCTGATGACGTACTCGCGTTTGTGGCAACAGGCGAGCAAACCGGCAAACTTGCCCTCATGCTTGATAAAATGATTGTCGCACTTCAAACACAACTCTCACGCTCGCTACATCTTTTAACGATCATTGCAAACCCACTTTTACTTGTTATTGTCGGCATTATCATAACTATTTTGATGCTCAGCATTTACCTGCCAATTTTCAATTTAGCAAACACACTTTAA
- a CDS encoding winged helix-turn-helix transcriptional regulator, with protein sequence MTKLPFGFDRPEDSPGFLLWQTTTLWQRQIKKTLEVYDISHAQFVIMATLMWFGAHKHDTTQVSIVNWTKLDKMTVSKALKKLAACGYVSRLEHAQDTRAKSVTLTEKGKDLVRALVPIVEKIDKLFFDKASAQEQKVLMTILSTLIK encoded by the coding sequence ATGACTAAGCTTCCCTTTGGTTTCGACCGGCCCGAAGATAGCCCCGGTTTTTTGTTGTGGCAAACGACTACGCTTTGGCAGCGCCAGATAAAAAAAACGTTGGAAGTTTATGATATTTCTCATGCGCAGTTTGTGATCATGGCAACGCTTATGTGGTTTGGTGCACATAAGCATGATACAACGCAAGTATCGATTGTTAATTGGACCAAGCTTGATAAAATGACCGTGTCAAAAGCACTCAAAAAATTGGCGGCGTGTGGTTATGTGAGTCGTCTTGAGCATGCACAAGATACGCGGGCAAAGAGTGTAACGCTGACCGAAAAGGGTAAAGATCTTGTGCGTGCCTTGGTGCCCATTGTTGAAAAAATTGATAAGCTGTTTTTTGATAAAGCGTCTGCGCAGGAACAAAAAGTGCTGATGACCATTTTAAGTACGTTAATAAAGTAA
- the trxB gene encoding thioredoxin-disulfide reductase: protein MTYDIVVIGSGPAGLTAGIYGSRAGYKTLILEGNLPGGQLMTTTIVENWPGDLAVQGPDLMDRMRSHAKKYGAELVQDPVVATDFSQRPFTLTTESGKTITTHTVVIATGAEHKKLGCLGEKDYFNKGVSTCATCDGPFFRNRKVVIIGGGNTAVTEAEHLSHLASSVTLIHILDKLTANDPIVNKILNNPKVNFIYNTTVVEMKGDGDKLTEVVLENQQTKERSTVETDGAFVAIGFNPSTKIFAGQLKTDQYGYLVLEQNTKTSVPGVFAAGDVADYRYRQAVTAAGMGCMAALDAQAYLGTLEKK from the coding sequence ATGACGTATGATATTGTTGTTATTGGATCAGGACCCGCAGGGCTTACCGCCGGCATTTATGGCTCACGCGCGGGCTATAAAACATTAATTTTAGAAGGCAACCTTCCTGGTGGCCAGTTAATGACAACCACCATCGTTGAAAACTGGCCAGGAGATTTGGCGGTTCAAGGACCAGATCTGATGGATCGCATGCGCTCTCATGCAAAAAAGTATGGCGCCGAATTGGTACAAGATCCGGTTGTTGCTACTGATTTTTCACAACGACCATTCACGCTGACTACTGAAAGTGGCAAAACAATTACCACGCACACCGTCGTTATCGCTACCGGCGCTGAGCACAAAAAATTGGGCTGTTTGGGCGAGAAAGATTATTTCAACAAAGGCGTTTCGACCTGCGCAACCTGCGATGGTCCATTTTTTAGAAATAGAAAAGTGGTCATTATTGGCGGCGGCAACACCGCGGTAACTGAAGCTGAGCACTTGAGCCATTTAGCAAGCAGCGTAACCCTCATTCACATTCTTGATAAACTTACTGCCAACGATCCAATCGTTAATAAAATTTTAAACAACCCAAAAGTGAATTTTATTTACAATACCACGGTTGTTGAAATGAAAGGCGATGGCGATAAATTGACAGAAGTCGTTCTTGAAAATCAACAAACAAAAGAGCGCTCAACGGTTGAAACTGATGGCGCGTTTGTTGCAATCGGCTTTAATCCCAGTACCAAAATTTTTGCTGGCCAACTGAAAACTGATCAATACGGTTATTTGGTTCTTGAACAAAATACCAAGACCAGCGTGCCCGGCGTTTTTGCAGCTGGCGACGTTGCTGACTATCGCTACCGCCAAGCAGTAACTGCTGCCGGCATGGGCTGCATGGCAGCGCTGGATGCACAAGCGTATCTTGGAACGTTAGAAAAAAAATAG
- a CDS encoding SAP domain-containing protein translates to MLITNKQSLTALKAALLFFHVAELRDLCVQLSLPKAGTKLSLISRIVYFCETGQIVTELLIPAISRAKRGVLYPLKPDTLMLKGAYKNDLKTRLFFKQLIGEYFHFTAFGIDWLHQRWLNGNPPTYQEFADMWQAEYDRRKKYGSTPKEEWAYINFSQQFFKHHPDATREMLYEAWEYERIRNKKIALAIVSAVSCR, encoded by the coding sequence ATGCTTATTACCAACAAACAATCATTAACCGCGCTCAAAGCGGCATTACTTTTTTTTCACGTGGCTGAGTTGCGTGATCTGTGCGTTCAGTTGTCTTTGCCAAAAGCAGGCACCAAACTTTCTTTAATCAGTCGTATAGTTTATTTTTGCGAGACGGGGCAGATTGTTACTGAGCTATTAATTCCAGCCATATCGCGCGCCAAGCGTGGCGTTCTTTATCCTTTGAAACCCGATACTCTTATGCTCAAAGGTGCTTATAAAAATGATTTGAAAACGCGCTTATTTTTTAAGCAGTTGATTGGAGAGTATTTTCATTTTACCGCCTTTGGTATTGATTGGCTGCATCAGCGCTGGCTCAATGGCAACCCACCAACCTATCAAGAATTTGCTGACATGTGGCAGGCTGAGTATGATCGGCGCAAAAAGTATGGTAGCACACCAAAAGAAGAGTGGGCGTACATTAATTTTAGCCAACAGTTTTTTAAGCACCATCCTGATGCTACGCGCGAAATGTTGTACGAAGCCTGGGAATACGAGCGCATACGCAACAAAAAAATTGCTCTGGCAATCGTTAGTGCAGTTTCCTGCCGTTAG
- a CDS encoding alpha/beta fold hydrolase, whose translation MMVMGISYYTVYRFVSAGDRIVYGTKLSTLTLDIRDELLKRTDVQTVTFNTSDDFTLHGLLFARPNAQANLVLCHGYQGCKEFMYGLIDMFPTYNLLAFDFRAHGQSPGNTTSIGCHEYKDVIAAANFMKNYDKKIPLIVLGISMGGASALKAAEMKQDLCDALIIDSTFSELKTMFLRGFMLKVKLPYYPFFPLARAMFHYVNNCDINNMSPFESVKKITQPILLIHSCNDKFINPENSLQLFSVAQNKSTRLWIGPRCRHGWLHTYHAPMYQKKVKRFLDQTIFTSQVTQ comes from the coding sequence ATGATGGTTATGGGTATTTCATACTACACGGTTTACCGTTTTGTAAGCGCTGGCGACCGCATTGTGTATGGCACCAAGCTTTCAACCTTAACTCTTGATATTCGCGATGAATTACTCAAACGCACCGACGTTCAAACCGTTACCTTCAACACCAGTGATGATTTTACGCTACACGGACTGCTTTTTGCGCGACCAAACGCACAAGCAAATTTAGTATTGTGCCACGGCTACCAAGGCTGCAAAGAGTTTATGTACGGCCTGATTGATATGTTTCCAACGTACAACCTTTTGGCATTCGATTTTCGCGCACACGGCCAAAGCCCCGGCAACACCACTTCAATTGGCTGCCATGAGTACAAAGATGTTATTGCCGCGGCCAACTTTATGAAAAATTATGATAAAAAAATACCGCTCATTGTCTTGGGCATTTCGATGGGCGGCGCCTCCGCACTCAAAGCAGCAGAAATGAAACAGGACTTATGCGATGCATTAATTATTGATTCGACATTCTCTGAACTGAAAACAATGTTTTTGCGCGGCTTCATGCTCAAAGTTAAACTGCCATACTATCCATTTTTCCCATTGGCCCGCGCTATGTTTCACTATGTTAACAACTGTGATATCAACAATATGTCGCCCTTTGAAAGTGTGAAAAAAATCACCCAGCCGATTCTGCTTATTCATTCGTGCAACGACAAATTCATTAATCCTGAAAACAGTCTGCAACTTTTTTCGGTTGCACAAAATAAAAGCACACGTTTGTGGATCGGCCCTCGCTGCCGCCACGGCTGGCTGCATACGTACCATGCGCCGATGTACCAAAAGAAGGTAAAACGTTTCTTGGATCAGACTATCTTTACTTCACAGGTTACACAATGA
- a CDS encoding SRPBCC family protein, translated as MWQQTVQKLYQNVKKEDVWRLWIDIAKWPLWHDDLDSCTMEGPFEVGNFFWLKPKGMKAVKIELTDIKEGFSFTDCTKFLGAKMYDTHTLEETPDGLLLTNTVVVTGPMRWLWIKLVAQNVANTSLDHMDALVALARGLHD; from the coding sequence ATGTGGCAGCAAACAGTTCAGAAGCTTTATCAAAATGTTAAAAAAGAAGATGTATGGCGTTTGTGGATTGATATTGCAAAGTGGCCGTTGTGGCATGATGATTTAGATTCATGCACCATGGAAGGGCCGTTTGAGGTGGGCAATTTTTTCTGGCTCAAGCCTAAGGGCATGAAGGCGGTTAAAATTGAGCTAACTGACATAAAAGAAGGTTTTTCGTTTACCGATTGTACCAAATTCCTTGGTGCTAAAATGTACGATACACACACGCTTGAAGAAACGCCCGACGGTTTGTTGCTTACCAATACCGTGGTGGTAACCGGTCCAATGCGTTGGTTGTGGATTAAGCTGGTAGCGCAAAATGTTGCTAATACTTCTCTTGACCACATGGACGCTCTTGTTGCTTTGGCGCGAGGTTTACATGACTAA
- a CDS encoding DUF167 domain-containing protein yields MSILLEIKVTPNAGKQALHYDKNNTIKCCLKSAPEAGKANAELIKFLSKKLNIAQKNVEIVRGGATRLKLIKIDTEKSKEEVLLELGLEIQLTI; encoded by the coding sequence ATGAGCATACTTTTAGAGATAAAAGTAACGCCAAACGCTGGCAAACAAGCGTTACATTACGACAAAAACAACACCATCAAATGCTGCCTAAAAAGCGCTCCAGAAGCGGGAAAAGCAAACGCTGAGCTCATAAAATTTTTAAGCAAAAAATTAAACATCGCTCAAAAAAATGTAGAAATTGTGCGTGGCGGGGCAACGCGCTTAAAATTAATAAAAATTGATACAGAAAAATCGAAAGAAGAAGTACTTCTTGAATTAGGGCTTGAAATACAGCTCACTATTTAA
- a CDS encoding methylated-DNA--[protein]-cysteine S-methyltransferase, which translates to MKKNLTKALIDTQLGPMVAISDDEALCLLEFVDGRGVEREIENLRIKTQATIVPGLTNPIRSIEAELRSYFDGTVTAFKTPVRLFGSSFQLVVWHEIMRIPYGQTRSYAQEACAIGKSTAYRAVANANGANQLAIIIPCHRIINSNGNLGGYGGGVVRKQWLLDHEKKGSLL; encoded by the coding sequence ATGAAAAAAAATCTTACAAAAGCGCTGATTGATACACAACTTGGGCCCATGGTTGCCATTAGCGATGACGAAGCGCTGTGCTTGTTAGAGTTTGTTGATGGGCGTGGTGTTGAGCGAGAAATAGAAAATCTGCGTATTAAAACTCAGGCAACCATTGTTCCTGGTTTAACTAATCCCATTAGATCAATTGAAGCTGAGCTTAGATCTTATTTTGATGGAACGGTAACAGCATTCAAGACACCCGTGCGTTTGTTTGGTAGCTCGTTTCAGCTGGTGGTGTGGCACGAGATTATGCGTATTCCGTACGGCCAAACCAGAAGCTATGCTCAAGAGGCTTGCGCGATTGGAAAAAGTACTGCTTATCGAGCGGTAGCAAATGCCAATGGTGCAAACCAGTTGGCCATTATTATTCCGTGTCATCGCATTATTAATAGCAATGGCAATCTTGGTGGCTATGGTGGCGGTGTTGTGCGTAAGCAATGGCTTCTTGATCATGAAAAAAAAGGTTCGTTGCTATGA
- a CDS encoding HIT domain-containing protein encodes MFSSSCIFCKIIQGTLPAKKITENDSVLVVQDIAPKAPIHYLILPKTHIADMSALTENENHYALAMVNMVTTLSKTLKNPPSFNVVSNNGAASGQSVFHLHWHFLAGKNVYEHGLKLQ; translated from the coding sequence GTGTTCAGCTCCTCATGTATCTTTTGCAAAATAATTCAGGGAACTCTTCCCGCAAAAAAAATTACCGAAAATGATTCCGTTTTAGTTGTTCAGGACATCGCACCCAAAGCGCCGATCCATTATTTAATTTTACCCAAAACACATATTGCTGATATGAGCGCACTTACTGAAAACGAAAATCATTATGCCCTTGCCATGGTCAACATGGTCACAACGCTCAGTAAAACATTAAAAAATCCACCGTCTTTTAATGTTGTAAGCAACAATGGCGCCGCATCCGGACAAAGTGTGTTTCATCTTCACTGGCACTTTCTTGCTGGTAAAAATGTTTACGAACATGGATTGAAATTACAATGA
- a CDS encoding class I SAM-dependent methyltransferase: MPHQPLTTYKKLCTEFYDLELKQRSDAPAALSFFMHYARQAKGPILEPMCGTGRFLIPMLQAGLDIEGFDASEYMLAALRQHYAQISNQPAPVWQEFVQNFNNPKLYQLIFVPFGSWGLMADLETAKQSLEIMSRHLAPGGKLVLEIETIASLPQPGGIWRRATHTRPDGSLIALNVLTSYEPSKQLFKSVCRYESIVNNNIVAVEEEDFYMYLYRFDEMDELLTNAQFKVLEKYQNYKKESATNPATDIIIYECTKT; the protein is encoded by the coding sequence ATGCCCCACCAACCATTAACAACATACAAAAAATTATGCACCGAATTTTACGACCTTGAGCTCAAACAACGGTCAGATGCACCAGCAGCCTTATCTTTTTTTATGCACTACGCACGCCAAGCCAAGGGCCCCATTTTGGAACCAATGTGCGGCACCGGCCGCTTTCTGATTCCCATGCTGCAAGCCGGCTTGGACATTGAAGGCTTTGATGCTTCAGAATATATGCTCGCCGCACTACGACAGCATTATGCCCAAATCAGCAACCAGCCAGCACCAGTCTGGCAAGAGTTCGTCCAAAACTTTAACAATCCAAAACTTTACCAGCTTATATTCGTACCTTTTGGCTCATGGGGTTTGATGGCAGACCTTGAGACAGCAAAGCAAAGTCTTGAAATCATGTCCCGCCATTTAGCGCCGGGCGGCAAGCTGGTCCTTGAAATTGAAACCATTGCTTCGCTACCTCAACCAGGCGGCATATGGCGACGCGCCACGCACACCCGACCAGATGGCTCACTCATTGCACTCAACGTTTTAACGTCATACGAACCAAGTAAACAATTATTTAAATCGGTCTGCCGCTACGAATCTATCGTTAACAACAACATCGTTGCGGTTGAAGAAGAAGATTTTTATATGTACCTGTATCGGTTTGACGAGATGGATGAATTGCTCACGAATGCTCAATTCAAGGTACTTGAAAAATATCAAAACTATAAAAAAGAGTCGGCAACCAATCCGGCTACCGACATTATTATTTACGAATGCACTAAAACGTAA
- a CDS encoding aminoglycoside phosphotransferase family protein: MHANEIIINDLLVRQLVREQFPAWANLPLERVVSMGTDNAIYRLGTDMCVRLPRIPSTAAQIEKELHWLPRLVPLLPLAIPEVVGTGKPNADYPFCWVILSWREGENLSSVPAIDMDWVARDLANFLRALQNIEVAEDALPALRGAPLATQDYEMRNALALLQGAIDTEKIMAIWEQCLVAPAWNKPSLLVHGDLLPANLLIQDGRLSLVIDFGLLGVGDPAIDLLPAWSIFSTDTRETFRILLAVDDATWMRGKGWALSIAVIIVPYYQHTNPELVAVAHRMIKEIFADS, translated from the coding sequence GTGCATGCTAACGAAATAATTATTAACGACTTGCTGGTGCGGCAATTGGTGCGTGAACAGTTTCCTGCGTGGGCAAACTTGCCTCTTGAGCGTGTTGTATCGATGGGTACTGACAATGCAATCTATCGACTAGGCACGGACATGTGCGTGCGCTTGCCGCGCATTCCGAGTACTGCTGCGCAAATTGAAAAAGAATTGCACTGGTTACCTCGACTGGTGCCGCTGTTGCCGCTGGCAATTCCTGAGGTGGTGGGTACCGGAAAGCCAAATGCCGACTATCCTTTTTGTTGGGTAATTTTGAGTTGGCGCGAGGGAGAGAATTTATCGAGTGTGCCAGCAATTGATATGGATTGGGTTGCTCGTGATTTAGCCAACTTCTTGCGCGCTTTGCAAAATATCGAAGTAGCTGAAGATGCGCTGCCGGCACTTCGCGGTGCGCCTTTGGCAACACAAGATTATGAAATGAGAAATGCTCTGGCGTTGCTGCAGGGCGCTATTGATACCGAAAAAATAATGGCCATCTGGGAACAATGTTTGGTGGCACCCGCCTGGAATAAGCCGTCTCTTTTGGTTCATGGTGACTTACTTCCCGCAAATCTTTTGATTCAGGATGGACGATTGAGCTTAGTGATCGATTTTGGTTTACTAGGCGTTGGAGATCCTGCTATTGATTTGCTTCCCGCCTGGAGCATTTTTTCTACCGATACGCGTGAAACGTTTCGAATCTTGTTGGCCGTTGACGACGCAACATGGATGCGTGGCAAAGGATGGGCGTTATCAATCGCGGTAATTATTGTGCCATACTACCAGCATACCAACCCTGAGCTTGTGGCGGTGGCGCACCGCATGATCAAAGAAATTTTTGCTGATTCTTAA
- a CDS encoding nucleotidyltransferase domain-containing protein, with the protein MSNEHNQFDTYKKLLLEIIQKHIPGCSIYLFGSRARKTNRSGADIDLAFDCGRIVDFDILLKLRSEIDDTNIPLTVDLVDLHNASDTLKNVIKQEGIIWKA; encoded by the coding sequence ATGAGCAATGAACACAACCAATTCGATACCTATAAAAAGCTATTACTTGAGATTATCCAAAAACATATTCCTGGATGCTCGATCTATCTCTTTGGATCAAGAGCTCGAAAAACTAATCGGTCCGGCGCAGATATAGATCTTGCTTTTGATTGCGGAAGAATCGTTGATTTTGATATACTTTTAAAACTACGCAGCGAAATTGATGATACCAATATTCCCTTAACGGTTGATTTAGTTGATTTACATAATGCGTCAGACACACTAAAAAATGTAATAAAACAAGAAGGCATTATATGGAAAGCTTAA
- a CDS encoding type II secretion system F family protein has protein sequence MPTFFWKGIDTHGNNQHGYHETTTPEVLKKDLLDRHIALLSYTQKKPLFSFFKKHRTKLSLQELESFFATLALLLESGIDLAQALQLVGKQTRKSALKNITQQLIKDISAGNSLSHALEKTASFFAIYYQRCQSWPSGRQAV, from the coding sequence ATGCCAACATTTTTTTGGAAAGGCATTGATACTCATGGCAACAACCAGCATGGTTATCACGAAACAACAACCCCAGAAGTCCTCAAAAAAGACCTTCTTGACCGCCACATAGCCCTCTTATCGTACACCCAAAAAAAGCCACTTTTTTCTTTTTTCAAAAAACATCGCACCAAGCTATCGCTCCAGGAGCTGGAAAGCTTTTTTGCAACGCTGGCTTTACTGCTTGAAAGCGGCATAGATTTGGCACAAGCACTCCAACTTGTTGGCAAGCAAACACGCAAAAGTGCGCTCAAAAATATCACGCAACAACTCATAAAAGATATCAGCGCCGGCAATAGCCTGTCACACGCTCTCGAAAAGACCGCAAGCTTTTTCGCCATTTATTATCAACGCTGTCAAAGCTGGCCAAGCGGCAGGCAAGCTGTCTGA
- a CDS encoding tRNA-binding protein, producing MPIITYEEFERVDLRSGTIVNAEPFTKAKKPAYKIWADFGPELGILQTSAQVTVLYTPELLVGRTIIGCVNLGEKNIAGFISQFLLVGFSDNSGAICLATVEPKAPNGRKLH from the coding sequence ATGCCAATTATCACATACGAAGAATTTGAACGCGTAGATCTACGCTCAGGCACGATCGTTAATGCAGAACCTTTTACTAAAGCAAAAAAGCCCGCCTACAAAATATGGGCGGACTTTGGACCAGAGCTTGGGATCTTGCAAACATCAGCACAAGTAACGGTACTTTATACGCCAGAATTACTGGTCGGCCGTACCATTATTGGCTGCGTAAATTTGGGTGAAAAAAATATTGCGGGTTTTATATCACAATTTTTACTGGTTGGCTTTTCTGATAACAGCGGCGCTATCTGCTTGGCAACGGTTGAGCCCAAAGCACCTAACGGCAGGAAACTGCACTAA
- a CDS encoding peroxiredoxin translates to MIFVGKAAPDFSCDMVEHGSIKRVSLKDFDGVYKLLFFYPLDFTFVCPTELHALQEYYEEFKKRDVCVLGVSVDSAYSHLAWLEQPKSKGGIGGVTYPLLADITKNMARDYGVLTEQGVALRGTFLLDKNNVVHYAAVNNLALGRNIAELVRVVDALKHNEQHGEVCPANWSQGQKAMKTTQEGLQAYFG, encoded by the coding sequence ATGATTTTTGTAGGGAAAGCAGCACCTGATTTTTCATGCGATATGGTCGAGCATGGCAGCATCAAGCGTGTGAGTTTAAAAGACTTTGATGGCGTGTACAAACTGCTGTTTTTTTATCCGCTGGATTTTACGTTTGTGTGTCCAACGGAGTTACATGCCTTGCAAGAATATTACGAAGAATTTAAAAAGCGCGATGTTTGCGTGCTGGGCGTTTCGGTTGATTCTGCCTACAGCCATTTAGCGTGGCTTGAACAGCCAAAAAGTAAGGGCGGTATTGGTGGGGTTACCTATCCGTTACTTGCTGATATTACTAAAAACATGGCACGCGATTATGGCGTTTTGACAGAGCAGGGCGTGGCGCTGCGCGGTACGTTTTTGCTTGATAAAAACAATGTGGTGCATTATGCCGCGGTTAATAATTTGGCGCTTGGCCGCAATATTGCTGAGCTCGTGCGTGTGGTTGATGCGTTAAAGCACAACGAGCAGCACGGCGAAGTGTGTCCCGCCAATTGGTCGCAGGGGCAGAAAGCGATGAAGACAACGCAAGAAGGCCTGCAAGCGTATTTTGGTTAA
- a CDS encoding DNA alkylation repair protein, with amino-acid sequence MTNQSHVSTLMHIRSILQNSVSVSMSSASGFFKTGAGHYAEHDIFIGVTVPCLRKIAQQFADLSLDDLQELITSKINEERLLALLILIAQYKKATSEHKEEIYQFYLKNLNHVNNWNLVDASAHWIMGAHLWERDRSILLVLAQSECLWRRRIAIVATWYFIRKNDLTWTFDIARVLLDDKHDLIHKAVGWMLREAGKSDGQALMDFVDCNVLKMPRTMLRYSIEKFPEQQRKKILALK; translated from the coding sequence ATGACAAATCAATCCCATGTCTCTACGCTTATGCATATCAGATCTATTCTACAAAATTCAGTAAGTGTTTCTATGTCGAGTGCTTCTGGTTTTTTTAAAACTGGCGCAGGGCACTACGCAGAACATGATATTTTTATTGGCGTGACTGTTCCGTGTTTACGTAAAATAGCCCAGCAATTTGCCGATTTATCGCTCGATGATCTGCAGGAGCTTATAACCTCAAAAATAAACGAAGAAAGATTGTTGGCGCTCCTCATTCTTATTGCTCAATACAAAAAAGCGACGAGCGAACATAAAGAAGAAATTTACCAATTTTATCTTAAAAATCTTAACCATGTTAATAACTGGAATCTTGTTGATGCTTCAGCTCATTGGATTATGGGAGCTCATTTATGGGAGCGTGATAGAAGTATCCTGCTTGTTCTTGCACAATCAGAATGTTTGTGGAGGCGCAGAATTGCTATTGTTGCAACATGGTATTTTATCAGAAAAAATGATTTAACATGGACATTTGACATAGCGCGTGTTCTTCTTGATGATAAACATGATCTTATTCACAAAGCTGTTGGATGGATGCTCCGTGAGGCAGGCAAAAGTGACGGGCAGGCCCTCATGGATTTTGTAGATTGTAACGTGTTGAAAATGCCCCGAACAATGCTGCGTTATTCGATTGAAAAATTTCCAGAACAGCAGCGTAAAAAAATACTGGCACTAAAATAG